ttatgttttttatttttttttaaccatttaCAAGAGCCGTTTAATCGTATATCTTATATAGCATTTTTCTATCAAGCGCTATCCAAagtaaaacatatattttttcctttttttttttccccgaACCGTATGAAAACACTTTTACTGAATTACTGAAAGAGCTATAAAAAGTTAGTATCTTAGACAACATTTTTAGCGTTGTCTAAGTGTCTCCTTTTTTTTAAGGACACTTTTGAAAATAAGTTTCGTTTAAGGAgcactattatatatttttcacattttttggtAGTGGTGTGAgttgaaaattaatttacaccgataactctttttttttttttttttttgcgatgATTGTGATTAACTTATAGTGTAAAATGTCTTGTTGGTTTAAGAAAGACATGAAATATATGTATTATAAGTTAAACTAATTttaaaccaaaatcaaattagaACTCATTATTtgccattaatttttttttgacaaccaTTATTTgccattaattttaaaatgttaaaaggTAGAGTTGTAGTAAAAGTACACTATTATACACAATAATTGATCACAATTGTTGATTTGTAATTAGATGGTCGAGATTACATATTAATTTTAACACTGTTTAAAAATCTCAGCCATTAGGCATAGATCGGACGGTTATTGCGGGAAATCCAATTCCCAGTCAATATTAAACACCTATATTTACTATGAAAGACTAGAACAATGGATTAAACACCGAAGTTGAACTCATGAACTCTTCATCGGTTTCTAGCGCCATCATTTTATTTGGTGAAAGACACACTTCAAGATCAATGCTCCCTCCTCCTTCTTGACCTGGATATGATGTTATTTTTCCATCAAATTTGTTTGCATACCCGCTTCTAACACCCAAAGCTTTTCCCATTCCAAATTCATTCCCATACATATTAAACCTAGGTGAACTACCCATCATCACAGTATAAGGATCAAAGAACAGATCTGTTTTATACACAAAAGGTGAATGTAACCACTCTTCAACCCAATTTCTCACCACTTTATCATCATGATTTATAATGGCCATGTGAATCTTCCATGCTGCCCATCCTAGATCATTCTCCAACAACTCCCCTACTGTCGTTTCAGTACTCGTTGCAGAAATTGAATTCCCAAAATATTCGTTAGGAAGAGACGGTTTCATTCTTGTTCGATTGTTTACAGCCAACTTAATAGTCGTTCTCTTATCATGTTCTAGGTGACGTGCACGAGTTATAGATCTCCAAACCAATGCTGATAAAGATTGAAACGAAGAGATTTTGTTTGTATTAGATTCTTTGTTAGCTTTTGCTTTAAGTTTCGCTATAGACTCTGCtgaaaaatgaaatattctctctctaaaattaGCTGTTTCATCATATCTATAAATAAACTCGGCCTCGTGTTTAAAAGGGAGGTTGATAATTGGACCATAACCTTCTGGAAACCATCTAGTGTTGATAGGTTGATGCGAAACATGATTATCATTTTGAAATATCTCAGAAAATGTGTTAAAGAAATTCCAATAAGCAGTTCCATCACCAATGCAATGGTTCATGGAACAACCAATGAAAACACCATCTAATAGTTCAGTGAGTTGAATAGATAACAAAGACATGGTGCAACCATCATGGCTGAGTGCTTTGTGGTGATCAAAAAAGGAATGAACAATGTGTGGGACATCAGTAGGTGAGAGAATATCATTGATTGTGATATCTAAAGTTGCATGAATAAATTTAGCTCCAAGACTATTTTTCCAATCTACATAAACAGAGTAAGAAGGAGGGTGTTTGGTTTTTTTGATAACAAGACGACCTGAGAGAGGATAGAAATGGTAAagtgtgagagaaagagaaTGTTTGAGTTTGTGTACTAGATTCTCAATGAAATATTGTTGGttcaatgatgatgatgatgatgatggttttTTGAACAGAAGACCCTTTTGGATATAGTGTGAAGATAACATAGCAATATCCCAAGGTGCTAAATAGCATATTTGTTTTGAGTCTTCAATTGGAGGATATGGTTTGATGAAAGATTCAGAAACAAGTGTAGGAAAAGGATTGCTCATTTTTTAAAACAGAGAGAGGTTGTTTATTTTGAAGAGATTTTTGTCTAACTAATTCTTTTGAAGATATTAAGAAAGTATAGAGATGATTATTTAATATTGTGTAGTGTACATGTATGATGACAATAAATAAGAAGAGTTCGCCGCTAAAATTTAACAATGTTGGAAGGTGTTAGCATGAGGTGCACCGTGCATCTCAATGAACTATAAGAATTTTAAATCATTAAAATTCTTAAAAGTTGGGTCAAACACAACATTATAAAATCGACTTTGTCTCTgttttataaacacatattcggTGAATTATGGAGGAGACTCTGATATATACCATTAGAGAATTGCGAGTTGGGCCAAATTCAATCTTACCAAATCGATTTATAAGATGAAAATTACATCTCCTTGATAAACAGATATTCAAACTATCTCGCCGTAATGTAAGACTTCTTAACAAAAATATCTTCTATAAGTATAAGTGTACCGTCAAGTCGGCATTCTTACATGCAAAGATCCTCGGCAGCAGCCATATCTACCGCTAAATCCAATTGCATACATGAATTTATGGATTTTAGCAGGTGCCAGAAAGCATTAGAAAAAACACGAGTTGCTAGgggttctgttttttttttttttttcttttatgtatcACAGAGAACCTTAGCATTTTGGTGTAGGTTCTAGTTGTTACAGCCTGCAGGTAGTGTGGTGTATATTTGCTTGTTTGTATCCACAATTTCTTGTAGGttctgtttgtgtttgtgttcgTCTAGTTTTCTAGCACGTAATTTGGTGGAACACCATAGAAGATAAATAATGCCTCTCCACTTTATCCTGATTGCTTGCTGTCATTGCTATCCGCAGTTTCACACATTAAGTAATGTCGgccattaaaaaataatcaaatggTTTGACTCACTCAATGCAATTTCTTACGGTTTTGATCTCATCTGTCCATTTGACGGTTGGAAACAGTTACAACGTTAACGCAGTTACTGCGAAGAATTTGTTTCCTCTCCAATTTGATATTGAGTTTGAACTAGTAATATTTTTGTAAGAgttgagtaatttttttttcaagttgtttagtggttagaaattctaCTTTTAAGGTGGATAGGTGGGATGACCGGAATTTGATCCCCAATCCACTACATATATTATACAATGTtcgataaaaaaaacttttttgttgaataaatGTTTttgcttacaaaaaaaaaaagagggactagaaattaaaaatcagaCATAAGTCTTAAgacaattttttaagaaaaatagacAAATCAAAAATGCTTTTCAATgacattgaaaacaaaaaatttaaaacaaacgCATTTTCTAAAtactgaaattttaaaaatgaaaatgatattttgagaatgaaaacaaaaatttaaaaccaaTACGTTTTTTTAAtactgaaattttaaaaatgaaaatgacatttCGAGAAtgcaaacaaaattttaaaataaacgcatttttataataaaaaatataataacttaCTATAAAAATATTCCCGTTAAATGTTTcgcatttaactttttaaaaattatagtcagaaaaaaaaattaaaaattaaatttttattttttcaatataataattttagagtttaattgatgtGCATTGTCGGTGgaaagattctttacacatatATCTAATGAtgcgttgtcacatcatttaatgaatgtgacacatgcatcatgtgtttttaaatatcatacatgatgtgtcagtatattattagatgcatgtgtaaaataactttagactgacggtacatataaattaaattcataattttacttttagattaacaaaacccttttcaatataccaaaatttaaaactacatatttttttattacttcaaaatgaatttttttttttgacatgaacTTCAAAATGAATATGTTATTTGTTGAATGTCAATTGGTCTATTTGGGAAACCACGTAGTCTCAGCATCATAGACTTTACGATTGAAAGTCGACagtacaaatttaaaatttgaacatttGAAATTACACTCTGCAAGCATTATTTAACTACAAATACGGTTCAACACTTATCAATAATCCTATAATGAATACagattttacaaaatttattggtggattgaaagtttatatcatatagatcatccatacaaatttttaaaaaaattgaaaatcatttggtGTGTTATTGAGATCTaccaagattaacggtattcaataaaaatcatgaaccgttaaatcttgatgggtgtcaataacatatttaataattttcaatttttcaaaaattcgtataaaatttgtattcgttatagaGTTATTGGCAAGTGGTGCACCACTTAAGACAGTTGTGCATGTTAGCCTTCACCCATTTATATTTCCAAGACATTAGTAatgtatatgatataaactttcaatctaaccgtcaattttataaaattcatattcgttataaagTTATTGGCAAGTGGTACATCGTGGACCACTTATCCAACTCTTTCATTTTAGCCAAAgtcatataaatataataatgtgatatttaatGCGTTACATGCTTGGTCTCTTACTCTTTTGCTCTTGGTGCTTGGCTTTTCGTTCTCCCACATAACTCGAAATTCCTTCACCGCCACCCATTGTACAATAGAGACTATCTTCCATCGCTGCAGCACTCTTGTGCACAATTTCTTCCCTTTCTTTTAATCTTACAcatattttcatcaattttcatcttaatttcatattttacatAAGCATAAAATTTCTTCTTAGCAAGTGTTAACAGTAACTTgatattctttttctttataaactcggaatgttgtttttcttttattcttgtAAGGATAGATGCTTTGTTATCCTCAAGTTGAGttcatttgtattttttttttgaacaaagttcatttgtatttttatccTGTAATTTGTCATATATGCCATAACGATATAGTTTGGTTTTAAATCCACACGTGCAAGTCATATTGGCAGAAAATAGATTACcacttttttaataaagaaaataaacttTTCACATTTGTTACATGAAACACCAAATGTAAATGATGCACATTTTACATCGTTTTGTGTTATTACATCCACATCAAACACTTCAGTAACAGAACCGATGTAAAATGTTATTTCTGACAAATTTAACAAATTGTTTCTGCAGTACTAGTCTTAGATATGATGTTATTTTTCCATTAAATTTGTTAGCACACCCACTTCTAAATGCTAAAGCTTATCCCATTACAAATTCATTCTCATACATATTAAACCTAGGTGAACTACACATCAACACAGTATAAGGATCAATCATCATGCCCATTCGAAACACAATTGGagattcactacaagaaaattagTGTTTTGCGGTGGTTCTTGAGGATATTAGCGGCGGGTTTCAACTGCCGCAAAACAACCTAGCGACGATTGGGCATAGGCTGCAAATCCTTGCGTCGGGTTAACACATTGCGACGGTTTTCCAAACTGACGGAATATATTAGCGTCGGTTTGAACCGTCGCAAAAAAGAAAACAGTTTAAAATTTTGTACCCTTCAGCGGCGGTTTTGAACCGTCGTGGTTAAACTAAAATTTTGGTTTTGAAGTAGCGTTGGGTAGAAACTGTCGCTACGTCTttctttaaaataaacatatttttctGGCATTTTATTTGCTGCAACTAGTtgtctttttcctttttttttttctacttaaACTACAACAAAACTGTTATGGAGCGTCGGCCAAAATAAGATGCTAAATGGCAAAAAAGGACACTAACAGCAACAGGTGTTTAGCGTCAGCTTAGCGTCCAAGTCGTGGTAAACGCTTAAATGACGAAGTAAGACAGTTGCGTCCAGCAGACGCTTTAAGGAGAGGCTAAAGCGAAGCTATTATCAAATGTATAGGCAGACGCTATTAGCTTCGGTTTTCTGGTGATGCTATAAGTGTGATTTTGGATTCTTCAATGTCGCTTATTCACCAAAACGGCCACAATCATTTTGTCGTTATTCACCAAATTTTTTGTAGTGATTGTAACTATAGCAAATACGAATGTAATGCCTTGATCTTTATTCATTATCATCATAAAAGGCTACAATAATAATGTGTAAGCCAAACCTATGACAaacataaatgaaaataattacaaatataatgACAAGAATATTAATTCTACCCGGCCATCCTAGAGTGCTACCCATCCTAAGACCATTATCAAAGAGTAGAATATTCTACCCATCCCAAGAATATTATACCCGAAGACTAGAACAACGGATTAAACACCGAAGTTGAACTCATGAACTCTTCATCGGTTTCTAGCGCCATCATTTTATCTGGTGAAAGACACACTTCAAGATCAATGCTCCCTCCTCCTTCTTGACCTGGATATGATGTTATTTTTCCATCAAATTTGTTTGCATACCCGCTTCTAACACCCAAAGCTTTTCCCATTCCAAATTCATTCCCATACATATTAAACCTAGGTGAACTACCCATCATCACAGTATAAGGATCAAAGAACAGATCTGTTTTATACACAAAAGGTGAATGTAACCACTCTTCAACCCAATTTCTCACCACTTTATCATCATGATTTATAATGGCCATGTGAATCTTCCATGCTGCCCATCCTAGATCATTCTCCAACAACTCCCCTACTGTCGTTTCAGTACTCGTTGCAGAAATTGAATTCCCAAAATATTCGTTAGGAAGAGACGGTTTCATTCTTGTTCGATTGTTTACAGCCAACTTAATAGTCGTTCTCTTATCATGTTCTAAGTGACGTGCACGAGTTATAGATCTCCAAACTAATGCTGATAAAGATTGAAACGAAGAGATTTCATTTGTATTAGATTCTTTGTTAGCTTTTGCTTTAAGTTTCGCTATAGACTCTGCtgaaaaatgaaatattctctctctaaaattaGCTGTTTCATCATATCTATAAATAAACTCGGCCTCGTGTTTAAAAGGGAGGTTGATAATTGGACCATAACCTTCTGGAAACCATCTAGTATTGATAGGTTGATGTGAAATGGGACCGAAAACGTGATTATCATTTTGAAATATCTTGGAAAATGTGTTAAAGAAATTCCAATAAGCAGTTCCATCCCCAGTGCAATGGTTCATGGAACAACCTATGAAAACACCATCTAATAATTCAGTGACTTGAATAGATAACAAAGACATGGTGCAACCATCATGGCTGAGTGCTTTGTGGTGATCAAAAAAGGAATGAACAATGTGTGGGACATCGATAGGTGAGAGAATATCATTGATGGTGACATCTAAAGTTGCATGAATAAATTTAGCACCAAGACTGTTTTTGCAATCTATATAAACAGAGTAAGAAGGAGGATGTTCGATTTTCTTGATAACAAGACGACCTGAGAGAGGATAGAAATGGAAAAGTGTGAGCGAAAGGGAGTGTTTGAGTTTGTCAACTAGATTCTCAATGAAATGTTGTTGgtttagtgatgatgatgatgttggttTTTTGAAGAGGAGACCCTTTTGGATATAGTGTGTAGATAACATAGCAATATCCCAAGGTGCTAAATAGCATATTTGTTTTGAGTTTTCCATTGAGGGATATGGTTTGATGAAAGATTCAGAAACAAGTGTAAGAGAAGGAGTTCTCATTATTCAGATTTGTGTGTTGAACAGAGAGAGAGGTTGAGACTTTTggttaactattttttttgaagatattGAGAAACTATAATGATATATATACACAATATGATTGTTCATGAAGGCAAGAAGAGTGCCCCGCTAAAATTGAACAGTGTGTCAATatgaaaatgttatttaaacataatttattaacaaaaatacaataaaactacattttttgcttattttaatatttgttacaTGCCTCGATATTCGTGTTGTGTGTGAAGAAAAAAtgatgttgtatttttgtctaacttttttgtgtttatataacaCACCTCGTGTCAATAAGGATACACGTGGAGAATGGAAAAAGGGTTGCCTGCAGTAAATGCATCAACGCAGTAGTCATTATCAACTGTCCGATCAATAATAAATGGTTGAGATTTCTTAACGCGAGTAGCTACAATAAGAGAAGGTGTTAGCAGGACGTGCATGTCAATGAATAAGAATTTTAAATACTTACGTACTTATTGACAAGTGATTAAAACATCTTTTATCAGTATACTCCAGAGAAGAAATTGGAAGATAAGATACTATTGGTGGTGCATAAAGCAAGGGAGGATAAGTACACTGTCAAATCGGCATTCTACTGAGATTAGGAGTATATAATACATGAATTTAGAGATTTTAGAAGTTGCTAGATAGTGGTATTTGTGGAAAGTTCGAAGTAGTTCGGAAAAAATAACAGGTCAAATATTGAGAGATGCCACATATCAACCTAAAATATTAAGATATAGGTTAATGGATCATTTTTCTTacaaatccaacattcttcctATTCATAATCGATGTGAGACCTAACTACTCACACTTGAAATTCAACGGTATTATCATTAGAAAAACATGAATTTATctacatttttcaattttaaaaaatgtttaggttgattttgttttttttttttttttgtttttggtacatGTTCTAGTTATTGCAGCCTGAAGGTGGGGTGGTGTTGTGTATATTTGCTTTCTTTGGGCTGTGTTGTCCGATTTTCTAACACATAATTTAGTGGAGTTTTGGAAGTGGTCCACCCAGGATGCAAAAGCTTATTATACTGTGGGTCGAAAAATAGtaagataataaaaataaatgtagatttttatgttatattgtccatgtaatattttttatgttattgtgTTATATTTATGAAATTCTTGTTTAATGGTGACGGAAAAATAATCGCATCCGGGAAATATGTGCGACACATAAGATGAGTTCTTCCCCTCAATCGAACTTTGTTCCTACGCAAGAGCCAAATATCAAACTTTTGACCACTTACTTAACAGAcccaaaactcttaccacttgaaacagctaattttttgttaattaaaaggctatatttttaataattcaacacttataattgttcgacaatataaatatttttacaccgtaaatacatataaattaaattcttatttatataatgtaaatGATAAATATTAGATATAATTACAAATTATATAATATGCTAATTGAATAGGATATATtatataggcttaaatgcagttttgccccctctgttttgattaaatcggaattttaccccctctattttaaaacgcggacttttaccccccctgttttataattttttggattttgcccccctaaaattctgctttcgagtcacaacttcaaagcttcgcacacaactcaatttggatcaataattcaccaaatggatatccaaatgaccgtaatcgagttatctttccacagaatcaaaccccactaaatttggaattacaaagagagattaattgccctattagtgaaggtatgtccccaaaaattctgcacaaaatctgctttcgagtcacaacttcaaagcttctcacacaactcaatttggatcaataatttaccaaatggatatcgacatgaccgtaatcgagatatctttccacataatcaaacctcactaaatttggaATTACAAAgtgagattaattaccgttttagtgaaggtatgtcccccaaatattctgcacaaaatctcttttcgagtcacaacttcaaaacttcgcacagaattccatttggatccataattcatcaaacggatatcgaaatgactgtaatcgagttatctttccacagaatcaaactccactaaatttggagttatagagagagattaattatcattttagtgaaggtctgtccaaattaattattgtatggaactactactggtatttttgtcatgtctctcaccttgtagctcatttttcaatagtatttacatgtccggaaagctaacaaaattacccttgttgtcatttaaatttcttcaaatttggagttacgatgtgtttggtagacgatgttgaatttgaaggtcataactagatttttgcaaaattagtaattggacaaaCATTCGATATCTggactaaaacggtaattaatctctctttgtaactccaaatttagtggagtttgattctgtggaaagataactcgattacggtcatttcgatatctgtttggtgaattattgatccaaattgagttgtgtgcgaaactttgaagttgtgactcgaaagcagaatattaggggggcaaaatccaaaatattataaaacagggggggtaaaagtccacgttttaaaatagggggggtaaaattctgatttaatcaaaacaggggaggcaaaactgcatttaagcctattatGTATTTAAGGGGGgcactagtacagaaaacactttttacatctggccaaaaaCCTATTTTACATCTGAAGCCTGACAGATATAGACGCACAAGATGTAGTAAGTTTACgcgttttacatctgacttacgccagatgtaaaatcAACACTTTTTACCTCTGTCTCGTATGGCCACAGATGTAAAATCgtcactttttaaaaaaaaaattaaaattaaaaatcctACATTTTTGCTTGCCCCCTTCCAGGTCCGTCCCTGGCTCCACcatggacaagtgatctactaaatatgaattttataaaatttgtcattagattgaaagtttatatcatatagatcatccatacaaaaatttagaaaaattgaaaatgatttgatatgttattgagatacatcaggATTTATAGTATTTAATAAAcagttaattttgatgagtctcaataacatatcaaatgattttcattttttctatatagatgatctatatgatataaactttcaacccgacggtgaattttataaaattcgtattcgttataatttttttttttttttgaagaaacatattcgttataatgttattcatgactggtccaccatggaccacttgatgaagtggtccatattaaaatttacctatCTGGTactcttatttttattgaataaataaatggttttgcttagaaaaaaaaataagtggaccaaaaaataaaaatcactcATAagacaattttaaaaataaaaattagtcaaaTCAGAAAACTGCTTTTCATTTgacattgaaaacaaaaaatttaaaacaaacacGTTTTCTAAACGAGCAATGCTATTTGATACGAAACATGCAATTAACTAAATACAAGAATGATGACGTGTAATGTTATTAGTGGTGGGTTAGAGTGTAAACTCCCTTGTTTTACGGAAATCAGGGGAGGATTGGTATTGCAACTGCAATTCATATAACCTTCGCGTTTTTCGTTTTTGTACTAAATCGTACTAAACATCATTTTCCTTTCTAAAtactgaaattttaaaaatgaaaatgacattttGATAATGAAAACAAAAGCATTTTCTATATACTAAAATATACAACCTAAAGGTTGTTTTATTACTTAAAGGGACTATATTATTGGTTGAATGTGAATCATCCCATTTACGATTAGctagggatggcaaaaatatTCGTACTCGTGGATATCCGCCGATAAAATCTGTCACAAACACGGAGC
This portion of the Trifolium pratense cultivar HEN17-A07 linkage group LG3, ARS_RC_1.1, whole genome shotgun sequence genome encodes:
- the LOC123917098 gene encoding uncharacterized acetyltransferase At3g50280-like — protein: MSNPFPTLVSESFIKPYPPIEDSKQICYLAPWDIAMLSSHYIQKGLLFKKPSSSSSSLNQQYFIENLVHKLKHSLSLTLYHFYPLSGRLVIKKTKHPPSYSVYVDWKNSLGAKFIHATLDITINDILSPTDVPHIVHSFFDHHKALSHDGCTMSLLSIQLTELLDGVFIGCSMNHCIGDGTAYWNFFNTFSEIFQNDNHVSHQPINTRWFPEGYGPIINLPFKHEAEFIYRYDETANFRERIFHFSAESIAKLKAKANKESNTNKISSFQSLSALVWRSITRARHLEHDKRTTIKLAVNNRTRMKPSLPNEYFGNSISATSTETTVGELLENDLGWAAWKIHMAIINHDDKVVRNWVEEWLHSPFVYKTDLFFDPYTVMMGSSPRFNMYGNEFGMGKALGVRSGYANKFDGKITSYPGQEGGGSIDLEVCLSPNKMMALETDEEFMSSTSVFNPLF
- the LOC123917592 gene encoding uncharacterized acetyltransferase At3g50280-like — encoded protein: MRTPSLTLVSESFIKPYPSMENSKQICYLAPWDIAMLSTHYIQKGLLFKKPTSSSSLNQQHFIENLVDKLKHSLSLTLFHFYPLSGRLVIKKIEHPPSYSVYIDCKNSLGAKFIHATLDVTINDILSPIDVPHIVHSFFDHHKALSHDGCTMSLLSIQVTELLDGVFIGCSMNHCTGDGTAYWNFFNTFSKIFQNDNHVFGPISHQPINTRWFPEGYGPIINLPFKHEAEFIYRYDETANFRERIFHFSAESIAKLKAKANKESNTNEISSFQSLSALVWRSITRARHLEHDKRTTIKLAVNNRTRMKPSLPNEYFGNSISATSTETTVGELLENDLGWAAWKIHMAIINHDDKVVRNWVEEWLHSPFVYKTDLFFDPYTVMMGSSPRFNMYGNEFGMGKALGVRSGYANKFDGKITSYPGQEGGGSIDLEVCLSPDKMMALETDEEFMSSTSVFNPLF